In a genomic window of Mesotoga sp. UBA6090:
- a CDS encoding ABC transporter substrate-binding protein gives MKKILLVTLTVLFLAFTAFASDPETFVNLTISEPETLDPLHSYDTASGEVILNLYENLIQYDGESVTDYLPMISTEVPSAENGLVNPEGTVFTFPIREGVKFHTGNLLTPADVEYSFERYILGDPSGGPQWMIIEALTAGSFASVEGWFEHYAGMAYSEAVDAERNPTSEEAKAMLISFYEEVVDPKVEVDGNNVIFVLDAAWGPFLNTIAHFGSWAAITDSKWGIENGAWDGKADGWWKWHDLEPQESPFHNAEAGSGPFKLVAWDSAQQRVVLERFDDYWAGPAAIKNVVIWGVDEFSTRKAIFEAGDADIAYFGAPYLDQAEALAAEGKAVVTKGYPTASITSLHFNWLVTEGSEYLGSGKLDGNGVPRDFFSDIHVRRAFSFCYDGATFVDEVLNGLGELVPSDLPKGFLGYDETLPLPEFNLAKAAAEFKQAWGGEVWEKGFKIQLLYNTGNDARQTIAEMLAYFVNSVNPKFKVEPLGVQWPTYLAAQRNGFLPLFTIGWLADYPDPHNFIATYYASYGVYASRQGEPFQEWAAANVDAEISAAAVSVDNEERFNLYRSVQEKVIDAAIGIPLYMPTGLNVRAPWVEGWYPHLVRSGFYYYQLSKNQ, from the coding sequence GTGAAAAAGATTTTACTGGTAACACTTACTGTGCTTTTCTTAGCTTTTACTGCGTTTGCAAGCGACCCAGAAACATTCGTTAATCTCACTATTAGTGAACCGGAGACTCTTGATCCGCTCCACTCATATGACACCGCAAGTGGAGAAGTTATTCTTAACCTTTATGAGAACCTAATCCAGTATGACGGTGAATCAGTCACAGACTATCTGCCGATGATTTCGACCGAAGTACCTAGTGCCGAAAATGGCCTTGTAAACCCAGAAGGAACTGTATTCACCTTCCCAATCAGAGAAGGCGTCAAGTTCCATACTGGTAATTTGCTGACTCCTGCAGATGTGGAATACTCATTCGAGAGATACATACTCGGTGATCCGTCAGGAGGACCTCAGTGGATGATAATTGAGGCACTCACCGCTGGTTCTTTTGCAAGCGTAGAGGGTTGGTTTGAACACTACGCTGGAATGGCTTATTCAGAAGCAGTGGATGCGGAAAGAAATCCGACATCTGAAGAAGCAAAGGCGATGCTGATTTCGTTCTATGAAGAAGTCGTTGATCCTAAAGTCGAAGTCGATGGAAATAATGTAATTTTCGTTCTTGACGCTGCGTGGGGTCCATTTCTGAATACAATAGCGCATTTCGGATCTTGGGCTGCCATTACCGACTCCAAGTGGGGAATCGAAAACGGTGCTTGGGACGGCAAAGCAGATGGTTGGTGGAAATGGCATGACCTAGAACCACAGGAAAGTCCATTCCATAATGCCGAAGCAGGTTCTGGTCCTTTCAAGCTGGTTGCTTGGGATTCAGCTCAGCAGAGGGTAGTTCTCGAAAGATTTGACGACTACTGGGCAGGCCCAGCTGCAATAAAGAATGTCGTTATTTGGGGCGTTGACGAATTCTCCACAAGGAAGGCGATTTTCGAAGCCGGAGATGCAGACATTGCGTACTTTGGCGCTCCTTATCTGGATCAGGCAGAGGCTCTTGCAGCTGAAGGTAAAGCCGTTGTGACAAAGGGTTACCCTACTGCGAGCATCACGTCTCTTCACTTTAACTGGCTTGTTACAGAGGGTAGCGAGTATCTTGGAAGTGGAAAGCTTGATGGAAATGGCGTTCCAAGAGATTTCTTTTCGGACATTCATGTTAGAAGAGCTTTCTCATTCTGCTATGACGGGGCAACATTCGTAGATGAAGTCCTGAATGGTCTTGGAGAGCTTGTCCCATCAGATCTCCCGAAAGGTTTCCTTGGATATGATGAAACTCTTCCTCTTCCAGAATTCAATCTTGCAAAGGCCGCCGCCGAGTTCAAGCAGGCCTGGGGCGGAGAAGTCTGGGAAAAAGGATTCAAGATTCAGCTTCTGTACAATACAGGTAACGATGCTAGACAGACTATAGCAGAGATGCTTGCTTACTTTGTAAATTCAGTCAATCCGAAGTTTAAAGTCGAACCTCTTGGAGTACAGTGGCCGACCTATCTAGCAGCCCAGAGGAATGGGTTCCTTCCGTTGTTCACTATAGGCTGGCTGGCAGACTATCCTGACCCGCACAATTTCATTGCTACTTACTACGCAAGCTATGGAGTTTACGCTTCAAGACAGGGCGAACCTTTCCAGGAATGGGCAGCTGCAAATGTAGATGCCGAAATAAGCGCTGCAGCAGTATCTGTCGATAACGAAGAGCGATTCAATCTCTATAGAAGCGTCCAGGAAAAGGTTATTGATGCTGCAATCGGTATTCCCCTGTATATGCCGACGGGTCTTAACGTAAGGGCGCCTTGGGTTGAAGGGTGGTATCCGCATCTAGTAAGATCTGGATTCTACTACTACCAGCTTTCCAAAAATCAGTAA
- a CDS encoding purine-nucleoside phosphorylase — MSISVLQEELRDYVENVKRAARFIEKEVELKSKVAVILGSGLGDVSNSLENTVSIPYDEIPGFPLSTAPGHKGELTFGNALHHNVMLMNGRFHFYEGYSMKTVTFPIRIMQELGVEVLLITNASGGLNPDFEVGRIMLIKDIINFMGDNPLIGQNVDEWGPRFPDMSEPIDSDLFDKALISAKELGVGVYEGVYVGVAGPNFETPAELRMLRRFGADAVGMSTVPEVIVARHAGIRVLGLSAISDRAVPDDLKPLTAEEVLEMAKRAGSDMSKLILKTLEKI, encoded by the coding sequence ATGAGTATTTCTGTACTTCAAGAAGAGCTCAGGGATTATGTTGAGAACGTGAAGAGAGCTGCTCGTTTCATTGAAAAGGAAGTTGAGCTGAAGTCAAAAGTTGCAGTGATTCTAGGCAGCGGACTTGGAGATGTATCTAATAGCCTTGAAAATACCGTTTCAATTCCTTACGATGAGATTCCCGGCTTCCCGTTGTCAACTGCTCCCGGTCATAAGGGCGAACTAACTTTCGGAAATGCCCTTCACCACAATGTGATGCTAATGAATGGGCGTTTTCATTTTTACGAAGGTTACTCCATGAAAACTGTGACCTTCCCAATAAGGATAATGCAAGAACTGGGTGTAGAAGTACTTCTGATCACCAATGCTTCGGGCGGTCTCAACCCTGATTTCGAAGTGGGTAGAATCATGCTCATCAAAGACATCATAAACTTCATGGGTGATAATCCTCTGATAGGTCAAAACGTCGATGAATGGGGTCCTCGGTTCCCGGATATGAGCGAGCCCATAGACAGCGATCTGTTTGACAAGGCTCTTATTTCTGCTAAAGAGCTTGGCGTGGGTGTCTATGAAGGAGTTTATGTTGGTGTGGCAGGGCCAAACTTCGAGACTCCTGCGGAATTAAGGATGCTGAGAAGGTTTGGCGCAGATGCTGTGGGTATGTCGACCGTGCCGGAAGTTATAGTGGCGCGTCACGCAGGTATCAGAGTGCTCGGCCTTTCCGCGATATCGGATAGAGCCGTTCCCGACGATTTGAAGCCTCTCACAGCCGAGGAAGTCCTTGAAATGGCTAAGAGAGCGGGAAGCGATATGAGTAAGTTGATACTTAAGACTCTAGAAAAAATATAG
- a CDS encoding proline--tRNA ligase encodes MRFSQLYAPTLRDAPADADLVSIKLLVRGGFVRKVAAGIYSFLPLGLRVLKKIEEIVRQEMNAIGSQEILMPIIQPAELWHETGRWDDYGPEMMRMKDRHERFFTLGPTHEEIITHLLRNELNSYKQLPVSLFQIAMKYRDEIRPRFGLMRSREFLMKDAYSFHDSWTSLDETYRQFYGAYSKILERIGLEFLVVEADSGAIGGNESHEFNVLADYGESTLLYCDCGYAASDEKAEYLLKEETQERKTSDLQLVPTPNSRTVEEVADCLSVTPKDIVKSLIYKGRKGYYMALIRGNEELNESKLKAALEDQTLTMATPQEVLDLLGVPIGFVGPIGLPKNVAIIADHTIKGLNNAVCGALKEGYHYFGVLPGRDFEIDSWHDLKVVKEGDPCPKCGIPMKSAKGIEVGHIFKLGTKYSEKMNGYVTDDQGNSIHYIMGCYGWGVSRTISAIVEQLHDENGIIWPLSVTPFEIIITAVNAKDPDVLKKSEEIYELLIKEGYDVLLDDREISPGMKFKDADLIGIPIRVTLGKKLQQDIVEVKARTEKKPLEVSIQEGLDLLLEEIRKELSMYRPVGIVGNE; translated from the coding sequence ATGAGGTTTTCACAACTCTATGCTCCAACATTAAGAGATGCTCCGGCCGATGCAGACCTAGTAAGTATCAAGCTTCTCGTTCGTGGTGGATTTGTCAGAAAAGTTGCCGCCGGTATCTACTCATTCCTTCCGCTTGGTCTCCGGGTTCTCAAGAAGATTGAAGAGATCGTTCGTCAAGAGATGAACGCAATCGGTTCTCAAGAGATTCTGATGCCAATCATACAGCCGGCAGAATTATGGCACGAGACAGGCAGATGGGACGACTATGGCCCCGAGATGATGAGAATGAAGGACAGGCACGAGAGGTTCTTCACGCTAGGACCTACCCATGAAGAGATCATAACCCATCTTCTAAGAAACGAGCTTAATTCATACAAGCAGCTTCCTGTATCTCTCTTCCAGATTGCAATGAAATACAGGGATGAGATTCGTCCGAGATTCGGCCTCATGAGATCAAGAGAGTTCCTGATGAAGGACGCCTACAGTTTTCACGATTCATGGACTTCTCTTGACGAAACATATAGACAGTTTTACGGAGCGTACAGCAAGATTTTGGAGAGAATAGGACTCGAATTCCTGGTTGTAGAAGCCGATTCTGGAGCAATAGGTGGAAATGAATCCCATGAATTCAACGTGCTTGCTGATTACGGAGAATCGACTTTGCTTTACTGTGACTGCGGATACGCTGCTTCAGATGAAAAGGCGGAGTACCTCTTGAAGGAAGAGACCCAGGAAAGGAAAACCTCAGATTTGCAGCTAGTTCCAACACCGAATTCCAGGACTGTGGAGGAAGTGGCAGACTGCCTGAGCGTAACCCCAAAGGACATTGTGAAATCACTCATTTATAAAGGTAGAAAAGGGTACTATATGGCTCTAATTCGTGGAAACGAAGAGCTCAACGAATCGAAGCTCAAGGCTGCCCTTGAGGATCAGACTCTTACCATGGCGACCCCTCAGGAAGTACTGGACCTGTTAGGGGTGCCGATCGGCTTCGTTGGTCCGATTGGACTTCCCAAGAATGTAGCAATAATCGCCGATCATACAATCAAAGGTTTGAATAACGCGGTTTGCGGAGCTTTGAAGGAAGGATACCATTACTTCGGCGTTCTTCCCGGCCGTGATTTCGAGATAGACTCCTGGCATGATTTGAAAGTGGTGAAAGAGGGAGATCCGTGTCCCAAGTGTGGAATTCCAATGAAGTCCGCTAAAGGCATAGAGGTAGGACACATCTTCAAGCTCGGAACCAAGTATTCGGAAAAAATGAACGGATACGTAACCGATGATCAGGGTAATAGTATTCATTATATTATGGGCTGCTATGGCTGGGGAGTGTCCCGAACCATAAGTGCCATAGTCGAGCAGTTACATGACGAAAATGGAATAATATGGCCCCTGTCCGTCACTCCGTTCGAAATCATAATAACTGCCGTAAATGCTAAGGACCCTGATGTCCTGAAGAAATCTGAGGAAATATACGAGCTTCTGATTAAGGAGGGCTACGATGTTCTCCTTGACGACAGGGAGATTTCTCCTGGAATGAAGTTCAAGGATGCCGATCTCATTGGGATTCCCATAAGAGTCACTCTGGGAAAGAAACTTCAGCAGGACATTGTTGAGGTCAAAGCCAGAACTGAAAAGAAACCGCTTGAAGTCAGCATCCAAGAAGGACTTGACCTTCTTCTCGAGGAGATAAGGAAAGAGCTGTCAATGTATAGACCGGTTGGCATAGTGGGGAACGAATGA
- the ftsY gene encoding signal recognition particle-docking protein FtsY, with the protein MGAFSKLKDSLKKTREGFFKRVKKLLSFETLDAAALEEIEELLILSDMGSETVEEVIEALRERTEKGREPVEVLKEVLIEILDIQFEVPQAKPYVISVVGVNGTGKTSTIGKLSKLYSMNGKKVVLAACDTFRAAAVEQLRIWSERANVDFINQGQGADSAAVAFDAISHAVSKGKDIVIIDTAGRLHTRSNLMEELKKVHRVIGKASPGAPSEVLLVLDATTGQNGLVQAKKFKEAVDVTGIVLTKLDGTAKGGIIFAIVKELGIPVRYIGVGEKEDDLKPFDNREFVNALLSSGEESSEEA; encoded by the coding sequence ATGGGTGCCTTTTCTAAACTAAAGGATAGCCTGAAGAAAACAAGAGAAGGCTTTTTCAAGAGAGTGAAGAAGCTCCTGTCTTTCGAAACGCTTGATGCAGCTGCTCTTGAAGAGATTGAGGAGCTACTTATCCTGTCAGATATGGGCTCTGAAACGGTCGAAGAGGTAATTGAAGCGCTCAGAGAGAGAACAGAGAAAGGTAGAGAGCCTGTAGAGGTATTGAAGGAAGTGCTGATAGAAATTCTTGACATACAATTTGAAGTTCCACAAGCAAAACCATACGTGATCTCTGTTGTAGGTGTAAACGGCACCGGAAAGACCTCGACAATAGGCAAGCTTTCAAAGCTTTACTCCATGAACGGAAAGAAGGTTGTCCTTGCGGCATGTGATACTTTCAGAGCTGCCGCCGTTGAACAGCTGAGAATCTGGAGCGAGAGGGCAAATGTTGATTTCATAAACCAGGGACAGGGTGCCGACTCGGCCGCCGTTGCTTTCGACGCAATAAGCCACGCGGTCAGCAAAGGGAAAGATATCGTCATAATCGATACTGCGGGGAGATTGCACACGCGAAGCAACCTGATGGAAGAACTGAAGAAAGTGCACAGAGTGATCGGCAAGGCATCACCAGGAGCTCCGAGTGAAGTTTTGCTTGTTCTGGATGCCACTACTGGACAGAACGGTCTGGTTCAGGCAAAGAAATTTAAGGAGGCCGTCGACGTAACCGGTATTGTCTTAACCAAACTTGATGGCACGGCAAAGGGTGGAATAATCTTTGCAATCGTCAAGGAACTTGGAATACCGGTGAGATACATAGGCGTCGGAGAGAAGGAAGACGACTTGAAGCCCTTCGACAACAGGGAATTCGTGAACGCTCTTCTGTCTTCCGGGGAAGAGAGTTCAGAGGAGGCTTAG
- a CDS encoding RrF2 family transcriptional regulator, translated as MGFTLKSSYALRALYKMAKSTREGKEKLSLVEIVQGNEIPRDFLEKIFGELRQAGIIKAVRGRYGGYCLARPANEILLRDVILKLDRPMNSYACLQQNGKCLEDPDCTVKYVWFRLYNAMMRELGSMTLEDLLIYGDKISEIPPESYKIPENPR; from the coding sequence ATGGGTTTTACACTTAAGAGCAGTTACGCTTTGAGAGCACTTTATAAGATGGCAAAGTCGACCCGTGAAGGAAAGGAAAAACTCTCGCTTGTGGAGATCGTACAGGGCAATGAGATCCCAAGAGACTTTTTGGAGAAGATCTTCGGAGAGTTAAGACAAGCGGGAATAATAAAGGCAGTGAGAGGCAGATACGGAGGATACTGTTTGGCAAGACCCGCCAATGAGATTCTTCTGAGAGACGTGATACTCAAGCTCGACCGACCAATGAACTCGTATGCCTGTCTTCAGCAGAACGGCAAGTGCCTTGAAGATCCCGACTGCACCGTAAAGTATGTATGGTTTAGACTATATAACGCAATGATGAGGGAATTGGGTTCAATGACGCTTGAAGATCTTCTTATCTACGGCGACAAGATTAGCGAGATTCCCCCAGAGTCTTACAAAATACCGGAGAACCCCAGGTAA